GGCGAGTTCGAGCGTCTCAACGTCGGCCACGGTCTTGTCCCTGCGGGAGTCGACCCACTCCCAGGAGACCTTGTCGTCCTCGTCAGTGAGGTCGATGAGAGCGATGTCGTAGACGTAGTTCGTGAACGTCGTGTGGTCGCTGCCGCCCCACTGCACCAGCCGCTCGGCCCGCTCGATGATCCCCAGCCCGCAGAACTCGACGTGCCCCTTGACCTTGCCGCTGCGCGAAACCGCACGGAACAGCAGCAACGGGATGGCGGCAGCCCGCTCCTCCGGCGTGTGCCCCTGGTGCCCGGTGAAGGCATCGAGCAAGGCCGCATTGCCGTTGGTCTTCCCCGGCGCGACGGTGGTGGTGGCCTTGTGGTCGCCGAAGTACCGGACGTGCCCGTTGTCCATGTCGAACACGTCATGCCAGGGCGTCTGCTCGGTGCCAGCCTTCCAGGGGCTCGACCGGATGAGAATCACCGGCCGGCGCTCCCCATCAGACGTCCGAACCTTCGCCATGCCGTTGATCCCGGCCTCCAGCAGGGCCCGGGCGAGGTCCGGCGAGTGAGTCACATGGTGGAAGTTGGGATACCCCTGCAACTCCTCCGGCACCGGATCCTTGCCGGTCGCGTAGCGATACACCTGACCAACACGCAACTGACCACCCACGTATACCCCCACAGCAGCACTAGCCTGACGATCTTCGATGACACTAGCGGCCAGCACTGACAGGCATG
This is a stretch of genomic DNA from Streptomyces sp. NBC_00536. It encodes these proteins:
- a CDS encoding restriction endonuclease; this encodes MGGQLRVGQVYRYATGKDPVPEELQGYPNFHHVTHSPDLARALLEAGINGMAKVRTSDGERRPVILIRSSPWKAGTEQTPWHDVFDMDNGHVRYFGDHKATTTVAPGKTNGNAALLDAFTGHQGHTPEERAAAIPLLLFRAVSRSGKVKGHVEFCGLGIIERAERLVQWGGSDHTTFTNYVYDIALIDLTDEDDKVSWEWVDSRRDKTVADVETLELAPRAWREWVKHGNSALPRIRRRVARAKVTKVPEQRPKPGTTEAKDLELIYKYFDGRKHDFEAVASAVAARVLRGAGNSYVEGWLTRRSGDGGADFVGRLDIGSGLAGTSLVVLGQAKCVKLDNLVTAEQIARVVARLRRGWIGVYVTTGAYSVPAQTEMVEDQYPIVLVNGLELARELRSMARDDHGGDLEACIEHILTGRETAVTNRRPEEILLE